The Cryptococcus gattii WM276 chromosome D, complete sequence region CGCTTGACAGCGTCTGTCCACGCCTCGAGGGATTCGGCGATTTTGCTAAGCTCGACACGTCGGGTCTGACCCATATTGTACAGGACATTATCAACGTCTTCAAGGCGGGCAGATACTTGGCGCAGAGCATCGGCTCGCTTGTCGGTAGAGGAATCAATGTTGTAGAGAGTGCCACCCATGGACTCGGCGACTTTGCGAATCTTGGCGAGGAGCTCTTGACCGTGAGCGAAAATGATGAAAACATCCTTGAATGTCTCCTTTCCAGAAACAGTGTCGACAAAAGGCTCCTCAATTTCAGAGTAGTTCATGTAGAGGTTACCCCTCAAGACTCGCCAAAGAATACGCTCAAAGGTGGGCATTCGGGTACGATCAATGGTGCCCGCGACAAATTCGAGATCAAAACCGGACAATCCAGTTTCACCTGGAAGCGTGCCATACTCGGCAGCATGCtcaagaagaggagcagCGTCGCTGCTGTCCTCCATTGACGTTCGGATCTCAGTGTGTCGATGGCCCGCCTAAAAGCGGCATTTTCAGCTAATATATTCCATCCCACTGCGCAAATGGCGCTTCTTACCTCGTCAAAGAACCCAGCAGTTTCCTTCAAAACACACTTGTTCTCCTCCAGCTCGCTCTTTCTCCTACCCAACTCTTCCCAACTCTTGTTCATTTCGTTTAGCCTCCTCTCGTGTTCCTTGAGCTTTTCCTCCAGTTCATCGTACGCGTTCTGAGCACGTGGGCCTACAGTGGTGAAGGGAGGGACGGAGGCAAGGGGAGGTATCCCGAGGGGAGGGGAAAGGGATGTGATTTGAGAGCGGAAGAGACGAAGACGCCGAGCCATTTCGGCGAGACGACGCAGCCGTGGAGTAAAAGATCGTTGGAAGGAAGTCAACGAAGGGTTGAGCTGCTGCGAGTCAGCGTATATGCAACTCAGTCGTGTGGATCCATACATACATCCTTGAACTGAAAATTGCTCATCTCTGCGAGTTCTGAGATGGTGTCATGCGCAACTTCTGATGGGATGTACAGCTGTACGAGGGACATCTCCTCCGAGCCTGCGGTCATGTGAGCTGGGGTGGACCTGTCACTGGAAGATGACTCACGGAAGAGAGAAGGGTAATTTGTTGCCATGGCTGGCGGGATAATCTCTGTCGAGAAGTATGACTGGAGTATAGATGCAGTAAGAATAGAGACCCAATTGTAGCGAATGCCCCGATAAAGGGCGAATGGTGACGAGGGGGGTTATGTAAGTGGGTACGTTACGTAACCAGTACTTCTCTCGACTGGGGTATTATATATTTGAATAGTGAAAGAAGGCCTCCATATAAATGTCCATCCGCCATGTGGGAGGTCATATACTACCTCAATCTCACCCTCTACACCGTActcctcctctccatctcctttGTCGCAGTCCTCATCGCCGTAGTATGCTCACTTACAGGCCGCAGACTCAACACAAACTACTATGTAGCCCGTACCTTTTATCACGTGGCAGGCCCCATACTCGGATGGAAATTCAAGGTCGAAGGAGAGCAGTATCTCTGGGAGCTTAGCGGAGAGCACGGCGGCGGGAAGGCGGGCGAAAAGGGTAGGAGTATGGTCATGGTCGGCAATCATCAGAGGTACGTGACTTCTTGTCGCGTCGTGCATCCTTGAAAGTTGAACTTGGAACAGCTTCGTCGACATTCTTTATTTGGGAAGGATCTTCCCCAAACATGCCGCTATCATGGCCAAAAAGTCCCTTCAGTGGATTCCAGGGCTTGGATGGTTTAGTATGTTGTTCTGTTCAACGCATGATGCGTCCTGGTAACCTAACCCCTCCCTTCGCAGTGATGATGTCCGGCACTGTCTTCATCAACCGTTCCAACAACAAGTCGGCCATTGCTTCCCTTCAACAAGCTGGCGAAGAAATGAAGCGAAAGAGGGCAAGTTCTTACCTTCGCCCACCGTGTTATCGCTTACGTCACGCAGATTTCACTTTGGATCTTCCCCGAAGGCACACGACACAACAGCCCCGAGCTCGAGCTTTTGAAATTCAAGAAGGGCGCTTTCTACCTTGCTGTTCAGGGTACGTCTCTGTTTTCGTACCAAACACCTTTGCTGAGTCTTAATAGCTGGCGTACCTATCGTTCCTGTCGTCTGCGAGAATTACAACCATCTTTTCAACGGTAAATCCCACTTTCGTCGCGGAACGCTTCGCATCAAAGGTATGCCAGTTAATTTATTGCTTTTTTCATTCCTGACACCCAACAGTTCTACCCCCTATCCCGACCGCCGGGCTCAGCACTGCTGATGTACCCAAGCTCATCGAAAAGACGCGGAATGCCATGCTTCAGACTCTTCAAGAAATCTCCACGCCGTCCCCAGCTACATCTCAGACCGGTTCACCTGACCCTTTACTGGGCAGGTCAGGGCggggaagagaagagtATTACACTTCAGGCTCGCCTGTGCCTCCCGAGGGCGTATCATCCACAGTTGAAATAGGcgcagaagaagaggccGAGGCTGCCGTAGAGGACGCTGTCGGTCGAGAGGAAGCCGACAATGGAGAGAGGCACGCACCTGTCTTTAGCCAAAACGATAGAGGGGATGAGACCATGACGACTGCCGAAAACGTTCAAAAGAGTTCGCCTAAGCGATTAGCTATAGCGTAAGCTAGCTTAGCTTTATTCTTAGGAAAAATGTATCGGCTTATAATGTATGTTTCCTTTTTGCGATCAGGATGGTTTCGgatttcttttttcccaTTATTGGTGGTGTCGAAGGACATATATACTCTCTAAGTGTGGAACTGATGCGCCGTGGGCATAAAGTTGGTCATTCACTCTGTGGACGGAAGGGGTATGGGCTCACGTCAGCGGTAGGTTATCGTGATAACACATTCCCACCCGGATCGATCGGGGGTCCATTATCTTTCGCCTTCACTCAAAATCTACTATCTTCCCTACCTTCCTATCGCCTCCTCCGCATCACTGCCGaatttccttctttttctaCCATATTTTCGCCGCATTATTCTCTCTGAAAACATTCAACTCGTCCACGGTCACGGCGCGCTCTCCAGTCTTGCTCATGAGGCTGTGCTTCATGCGCCATTACTGGGAGTCAAGGCTGTTTTTACCGACCACAGTCTGTTTGGATTCGGAGATGCAGTAGGGGTTTTGACAAACAAACTGTTGGGCGCTGCCTTGAGATGTGTCGACGAGGTTATCTGCGTCAGCAATACAGGGTATGTTTTTTCCCCTCTCAGGATTACATCCTAAGAAAGATCTGATACATCGCATGAAGACGAGAAAACACGGTACTGAGAGCTCAGCTTGATCCTTCTATCGTGTCAGTCATACCTAATGCTCTTGAAGCAGAACATTTCAAGCCAGACCCTTCTCGTGCTGATCCCGATTGGAGTAAGTTTCGTATCATGATTATTATCAAATGTCGCCTAATATGACGGCAAAAAGTTACAATAGTAGTCATTTCTCGTTTAGTCCATCGCAAAGGAATAGACCTTCTCATTTCTTCTGCGCCTCAAATATGTGCGCTCTTCCCAAAGGTTCGTTTCATCGTCGGCGGAGATGGGCCCAAGATGGTGGAGTTGGAGCAGATGAGAGAGAAGTATGAGCTTCAAGGAAGAATTGAGCTGCTGGGTCGAGTAAATCCAGGAGATGTTCGTGATGTGAGCTTATTGTACTCCCAATCCGCAAAGCTGAGGTTAACGGGAAAGAAAAGGTTCTCACAAAGGGTCAAATATACTTGAGCAACTCTTTGACAGAAGCTTTTGGTATCTCCATCATCGAAGCAGCATCCGCAGGTCTTTTCGTAGTGGCTACCAAGGTCGGAGGCGTACCTGAAATTCTACCTCAAGATATGATAGAATTTTGTCGGGCTGACGAGGATGGTACGCTTTTTCTTAGAGACACTGTCCGCAACTCTGACAAATTGACAGATGTCATTCGAGCGCTCACTCACGCGATCCACACCATACAATCCTTAAGGCACTCACCATGGTCAGCTCATATCCGAGTACGTGACATGTACTCTTGGTCTCGTGTCGCCTCCCGGGCAGAAATTGTTTATCTGCGAGCGATGTCTCGACCTCACAGAGAAATAGGtgagaggatgaagaggtATCTTGAACTCGGCCCAGTATTTGGGATTGTGATGTGTTGTATACTGGCTGTTGAACATTATTTTTTCTGGCTCCTCGAATGGTGGAATCCCCGGGACAAAATTCAACAAGTGGTCAAGTTTCAAGACGTTGAAAGGTTCGAGGATGGCgggaagaaagagggaAAACAAGTCAGGATAGAACAATAAATGTCACCTTAAACGTGTAGTTGTACTGTAGTTTTCAATCATTCGAAGCACGTGGAATGCCTGCTCTGGCATAACTAGAACCGTAATTGCATATATATGTACATATTTTCGTATTTTCTTCACCAAACACTTTCTCAACAAGCTTGTTTACTCGGGGACGGCGACCCTACCAAACACTTTTTCACCCTCCCAGCTCAAAAGTTCGCAATCCCTTCCATCCGTATCATGCACGCCAGTAGCAATCTGAGTCTCAACACACATGAGATCCAATGTTGAGTCCAACACCAAGACTGGATGGTGCCATGTTCCCGGCGAGTAAGAAAGGCCTTGGTGAGCcggaagaaggaaagatTGAAGGGTAGACGGGTCGGGGCGGTCGTCGGGGCCGTTCTTGGCAACAATGACAAGGAACTCGCCTCCAGAAGGAAGTGCAGCCTCGCCATGACCGGGCCACTACGAAGTTGGTGTCAGCCTGATACCCTTTTTGATTAAATGGGATAAATTTACCTCGCCCTTGCCCATGGGAACGAACGTCTGACTGGTATAAGGGTGCCTTTCCATGTATCGCACATCAAAAACTTTACCCCTTTCCAAGCCAACTTTCTTCGTAGCCCTAAACACAGCAATCCCGGTAACTGCACCAGTCTCCTCGGGATAAGTAGAGATTACAGGGGCCAGACGGTTGTGCTTAACTGTCAACCCATCAGGAGCACGCTCGGTGTCAGTatgggaagatgaagggGTCGTTGTGATCAAATGACCAAAAGGCGCAAAGTTCTCAGGAGTGATGGGGACTGGCTTAAGAGCCTTTCCAGGCAAAAAGGAAGCTAAGGAAGGGAGAACACCGTTTGTCTGGTGACCAACAACGGGTGTGGCAGAAATGGAAGCGGTAGAAGACTGAGCGAAAGGGTATGGAGGAACTTCAACATGAAGCTCGGATGGCGGAACGACCTTTTCGCAGTCTCGGATCTCATTGGGGACAGACATTTGCGCTTCAACAATGGCATAATTGAGATCCTTCAATGCTCGTCAGCAGCTATTATCAAACCACCTTATGTCTCACTCACTCCGCCAACGGTCAATAAGGAGTGATCTGAAACAATCACGTCAACCCATGTCAACAACTAAGTTTTTGGATACTCACGCCAAATACCCTCATCATAGCTGACGCCCTGAGCCGCCGTGGCCAAGAATGCCCGGACTGTGCTAAGGTCGGGCTTATCGTCAGGTCCATTCAGAGCTGCAACCACTACGAATGCGCCCTGTTTGCCCTCCTTCCCGGGTTCGGCTCCCATGGGCACAAAGGCTTGGGATGTATGTCGGTGTCTTTCCAAAAGTTCAACTTTGATCCTCTTCCCATTTTTGATATCCATCTTGCTGCTAGCCTTGACCGCGCCAACATGAATTCCGCCTTTTTGAAGAAGGCCGGGAGCATAGGATTCGGCTGGTTTAGCAAGGCGGTGAAATTTGAACGCTGTACCTTGATTCGCAATGTTGACGTGGATACCCTTGGGTGCGGAAGTGGGCAAGGAAAAGCCTTGAACAACTTGGCCATAAGGCTTGAAAGCCTCCGGGGTAAGGGGCAGAGCGGGAATGATCATAGGCTCAAGCTTGGCTTTTTCTACAGCCCCTTGGGCGTCAGGAGAGGTAGGATCGAGAGGGTGCCCGAAGATCCTGACGCGCTTAGTGCCGCCATCAGGGAACACCGAGTATCGAATGTGGGAAAAGGCCTTAGTGGGAGGGACGTTGGGCTCGAGGGGGAGGTAATGCTGACGATGGGCTCCACAAGGGGTTTTACGGACAATAGTGGTCCACGATGCAGTTGAGAGGTCTTCATCCGAGGAAAGTGTTGCCTCGACTGCACAAGCCTGCAAGATATATAAGCTCAAATTCAAGGGCAATTGCGATACTCACCATGGGGTAATTACCAGGGTGGAACGCGGTGTCCACTTCAACCCATCTCACAATACCTGGGACACCCAATTTCGCTACCGCCCattctttcctttcttgGCCAGCTAGAGGGCCGCCGGGTGCGTACTTGCCCCGCTTCTCCTGACTACGCTTAGTTTCCCACCCATCAGACATGTCCACTCCACGACCTGGGAGGAGAAGGTTGCCTGGAGGAGAGAACTGAGCATCAGAGCATGAAATGATGCGACCGCCAATGAGAGGAGACAGCAGGTTGGTGGGTTCAAGCGACTGATAGTTGGCCGGAAGAGACTTTGGGAGAGAAGGGGCTTGCGGAAGACCGTAAGCTCTGAATCGGGCCTGAGTCTCTCGTCAGATCGATTGCGTTGATCGCATTGAGGACTCACCATTCCACCATCCGGCATCATATTAACCATTACGGCGCCCCATTTCCCCTCCTTGCCAACCTTTCCAACTTCGAAGATATGCCTGCTGTTCGGTCCTAAATCCACCACTGGCAGGACTTCGACCCAACCAGGATTACCTTGGGTCCACTTTGGAGTGGATCCGTCGGAGGGCAACGAAAGAGCAAACACTTGGGACTGGGGGGCTTCGTTACCATTGAAGTGAGAAGTGTCAATGTCAACATAATGCAATGAGGTGAGAGGGGTGGCGAGGCGGATAATGACCCTAAGGGTAGTTAGCAGGAAAGCCTCTCCAGGAGTGAGGCGTAGTCATACCAATCGTAAGCAGGATTATGCCTCCTTGATTCCCAGCCGTCGTAAAGCGCACCATTCGGCCCGAATTGACCTTTCATGGATACAGACGGCTAACCATGTCATCGTCAGCTGGCTGTAAGCTTTTTGCAGTTCAAATTGGCAAAGTTGTAAAGTGACCCATGTCACTGTCGGTAATGGACGGCAATTCCGCAATCACGATTTCAGGCGCCAAAATGGGAAGAACGTACAGTGGCCTTGATTAAGTTGTGGCGAGAGGCAAAGAAATCGTCTGAGCATGCAACAACCTCACCGCCGAGGGCAGCAGAAGAGACCTCTAATGTAATGTGTATGTGAGCGGATATGAAGCAGGAATGGGTCAAGGAAAAACGGCGCACCGACATAGTTGGACTTGATACTAGAGTCAAACTCTTCCAATGGGATCTGCTGTGGGGCGGGCATGGCTGTGTGTCTGTGGCGATAGTATAGATCTTACTTGATAGGTTGTGGGAGAAGAGTATAAGTAAGGTCAATAGATTATATATAGCCGCGTGACATACTCTCCAGTTAAGGATTCGCTGATTGGCTGGCGCGAGGCACTTGGCTGGGATTTGTATTACGCGCGGGTGCTAAGGCCGCCCAGGATAATCTTATCGCGAGCCGAATCCACCGGACGTCCCGGAACGAACAGCTGCACCGTCGGCTTTGGCAGCCTCTACCCGATAGCCGTTTCGGTGCTGCTCCTAAAATGTCACGATACGTTCATTTACTGCCGCTTTGTGTAATGCCATCTACAACAATGTAATACACTCCGCAGCAGCAAAAACATTCTATAACGATAGTCCCGAGGTGCTTACATTTTCTCCTTTTAGACTAGCTCAGCAATAGCCAAACCAACGGCCAAAACGATCTGAGCAAAAGGTCATTCGTTGCTGATGATACGCTCAGCTCCGTCCGAAGGACCCTCGGGCTCCAGCAGCATCCGCCTAAAACCGGACAGTCTGTCTGCCAGTCTTCCAAGGAGCCTCACATTGGcgaaagagaaagaatGCCCACACCATTACGTATTTTCTTAGAGCTTGAGGATGACTTCCCACTGCTCGAACTACCACCGCTCCGTCCGCCTGCAGTAATTGTAAAGAGTTCGGCAAAAGCGATCTCTTGTCCATCCTCTACAGAAAAGGACATCTTGGAAAGCGTCATATTGCCCGGGGATATGACGGTGAGTGCG contains the following coding sequences:
- a CDS encoding Allantoicase, putative (Similar to TIGR gene model, INSD accession AAW43136.1) — protein: MPAPQQIPLEEFDSSIKSNYVEVSSAALGGEVVACSDDFFASRHNLIKATPSVSMKGQFGPNGALYDGWESRRHNPAYDWVIIRLATPLTSLHYVDIDTSHFNGNEAPQSQVFALSLPSDGSTPKWTQGNPGWVEVLPVVDLGPNSRHIFEVGKVGKEGKWGAVMVNMMPDGGMARFRAYGLPQAPSLPKSLPANYQSLEPTNLLSPLIGGRIISCSDAQFSPPGNLLLPGRGVDMSDGWETKRSQEKRGKYAPGGPLAGQERKEWAVAKLGVPGIVRWVEVDTAFHPGNYPMACAVEATLSSDEDLSTASWTTIVRKTPCGAHRQHYLPLEPNVPPTKAFSHIRYSVFPDGGTKRVRIFGHPLDPTSPDAQGAVEKAKLEPMIIPALPLTPEAFKPYGQVVQGFSLPTSAPKGIHVNIANQGTAFKFHRLAKPAESYAPGLLQKGGIHVGAVKASSKMDIKNGKRIKVELLERHRHTSQAFVPMGAEPGKEGKQGAFVVVAALNGPDDKPDLSTVRAFLATAAQGVSYDEGIWHHSLLTVGGDLNYAIVEAQMSVPNEIRDCEKVVPPSELHVEVPPYPFAQSSTASISATPVVGHQTNGVLPSLASFLPGKALKPVPITPENFAPFGHLITTTPSSSHTDTERAPDGLTVKHNRLAPVISTYPEETGAVTGIAVFRATKKVGLERGKVFDVRYMERHPYTSQTFVPMGKGEWPGHGEAALPSGGEFLVIVAKNGPDDRPDPSTLQSFLLPAHQGLSYSPGTWHHPVLVLDSTLDLMCVETQIATGVHDTDGRDCELLSWEGEKVFGRVAVPE
- a CDS encoding Transferase, putative (Similar to TIGR gene model, INSD accession AAW43127.1); its protein translation is MWEVIYYLNLTLYTVLLLSISFVAVLIAVVCSLTGRRLNTNYYVARTFYHVAGPILGWKFKVEGEQYLWELSGEHGGGKAGEKGRSMVMVGNHQSFVDILYLGRIFPKHAAIMAKKSLQWIPGLGWFMMMSGTVFINRSNNKSAIASLQQAGEEMKRKRISLWIFPEGTRHNSPELELLKFKKGAFYLAVQAGVPIVPVVCENYNHLFNGKSHFRRGTLRIKVLPPIPTAGLSTADVPKLIEKTRNAMLQTLQEISTPSPATSQTGSPDPLLGRSGRGREEYYTSGSPVPPEGVSSTVEIGAEEEAEAAVEDAVGREEADNGERHAPVFSQNDRGDETMTTAENVQKSSPKRLAIAMVSDFFFPIIGGVEGHIYSLSVELMRRGHKVIVITHSHPDRSGVHYLSPSLKIYYLPYLPIASSASLPNFLLFLPYFRRIILSENIQLVHGHGALSSLAHEAVLHAPLLGVKAVFTDHSLFGFGDAVGVLTNKLLGAALRCVDEVICVSNTGRENTVLRAQLDPSIVSVIPNALEAEHFKPDPSRADPDWITIVVISRLVHRKGIDLLISSAPQICALFPKVRFIVGGDGPKMVELEQMREKYELQGRIELLGRVNPGDVRDVLTKGQIYLSNSLTEAFGISIIEAASAGLFVVATKVGGVPEILPQDMIEFCRADEDDVIRALTHAIHTIQSLRHSPWSAHIRVRDMYSWSRVASRAEIVYLRAMSRPHREIGERMKRYLELGPVFGIVMCCILAVEHYFFWLLEWWNPRDKIQQVVKFQDVERFEDGGKKEGKQVRIEQ